The following coding sequences are from one Ornithodoros turicata isolate Travis chromosome 1, ASM3712646v1, whole genome shotgun sequence window:
- the LOC135382961 gene encoding uncharacterized protein LOC135382961: MGPRLLWGHATFLLVATLRHHLRSNANPYPETVGLLENSIYVDDVVLGARNDEEAAQRYAETQDIFRTASMKLQKWGSNSKAMRDRFRKEKDAILLPTTTEVLRVPWDQANDTLSLPIHGTGEGDMQTPNVTKRQALRKFAQIYDPLGFILPCTVTGKLILQSIWKRELGWATPLPSDLNERWRDWYSQLTLLTDVQIPRYYGMTDSEQAVAELHFFSDASPAAYGTVVYLRLKDDSTGYRTELLMARSRIAPIKEMTLARLELLGALMASRLSTYLRDNLKLKNLNYFWTDSMITLHWIKGDPVRWTKFVCNRVIEIQQSVGKEHWQYVASNTNPADLLTRGIAPRQLNSDLWWKGPSWLQVSRHTWPSPDSSSIAESLEVHHVVLQSNQATANPIVDVVL; the protein is encoded by the coding sequence ATGGGACCACGCCTACTTTGGGGCCACGCCACCTTTCTTCTGGTAGCGACGTTACGCCATCATCTGCGATCGAACGCTAACCCATATCCGGAGACTGTGGGCCTCCTAGAGAACTCTATTTACGTGGATGATGTGGTATTGGGGGCCAGGAATGATGAAGAGGCAGCGCAGAGATACGCTGAAACACAAGACATTTTTCGTACCGCCTCCATGAAACTACAGAAATGGGGTTCAAACAGCAAGGCAATGCGCGACAGATTTCGAAAGGAAAAGGACGCAATCTTGCTGCCCACAACTACGGAAGTTCTTCGAGTGCCATGGGACCAGGCCAACGATACCCTATCGTTACCCATACATGGCACAGGAGAAGGTGACATGCAAACTCCGAATGTTACAAAGCGACAGGCCTTGCGTAAATTTGCGCAGATATACGATCCACTGGGGTTCATTCTACCGTGTACTGTCACCGGAAAACTGATACTGCAATCCATCTGGAAAAGAGAGCTGGGTTGGGCCACGCCACTACCAAGTGACCTCAATGAAAGGTGGCGCGACTGGTACAGCCAACTCACCCTCCTCACAGATGTACAAATTCCACGGTATTATGGCATGACAGACTCGGAGCAGGCCGTGGCAGAGTTGCATTTCTTCTCGGATGCAAGTCCTGCTGCCTACGGGACCGTGGTCTATTTACGCCTCAAGGATGACTCGACAGGATACCGTACAGAGCTGCTAATGGCAAGATCTAGGATTGCTCCCATCAAAGAGATGACGCTCGCTCGACTAGAGCTCCTAGGAGCACTGATGGCGTCACGCCTTTCAACGTACTTGAGGGACAACTTGAAACTGAAGAATCTGAATTACTTCTGGACTGATTCGATGATCACGCTACATTGGATAAAGGGCGACCCAGTACGTTGGACGAAATTTGTCTGCAATAGGGTAATTGAAATTCAGCAAAGCGTTGGGAAGGAACATTGGCAATATGTGGCGAGCAATACGAACCCAGCCGACCTCTTAACCAGAGGCATAGCGCCGAGACAATTGAACTCTGACCTGTGGTGGAAAGGACCGTCATGGTTACAAGTTTCACGTCATACGTGGCCCTCACCGGACAGTTCATCTATAGCCGAGAGCTTAGAAGTGCACCATGTAGTGTTGCAATCGAATCAAGCGACAGCAAATCCCATAGTGGATGTGGTCTTGTGA